The following are encoded in a window of Spea bombifrons isolate aSpeBom1 chromosome 2, aSpeBom1.2.pri, whole genome shotgun sequence genomic DNA:
- the MTRF1 gene encoding peptide chain release factor 1, mitochondrial: MRCPLSIGLWKSCLSRFHFLIPTVQRTQNRFLTEPLGSHLLSGYTFLQQQPGQPLRRYHYKDSRSLWQSEILQSYLNSLIKEHEELNEMLSHVTVRDEDRRTLGKRHAELSALTSVLEDMQAAEREARELESMCADLEGKEKEELLELALTEKDAMNQNIDTLRGKLLQILVPREKYDMSDAILEVTSGRTTGGDICQQFTKEVFEMYQNYAYYKSWCFEILNYTPSEYGGLHHAAARISGDGVYKLLKYEGGTHRVQRIPEVGLSSRMQRIHTGTMAVIVLPQPDEIDIRIDPKDLRIDTFRAKGAGGQHVNTTDSAVRVVHIPTGIIVECQQERSQIINKDKALRMLQAKLHEQTVEKELSQRQSARKLQVGTRAQSDRIRTYNFTQDRVTDHRISYEARNIKEFLSGEKVLDDLINKLQESADTETFLEVIEKYTLKLGR; this comes from the exons ATGAGATGCCCACTTAGTATTGGGCTGTGGAAGTCCTGTCTCAGCCGCTTCCATTTTTTGATCCCTACAGTACAAAGGACACAAAACAGATTTCTTACGGAGCCGCTTGGATCACATTTACTGAGCGGATACACCTTTCTTCAACAACAGCCTGGTCAGCCCTTAAGAAGATATCACTATAAGGACTCTCGCTCGCTGTGGCAAAGTGAGATATTACAAAGTTACTTGAACTCCTTAATCAAAGAGCACGAAGAACTAAATGAAATGCTAAGTCACGTTACAGTGCGAGACGAAGATCGTAGGACTCTGGGGAAGAGACATGCTGAACTGTCTGCGCTCACTTCTGTTCTTGAAGATATGCAAGCAGCAGAACGAGAAGCCAGAGAGCTGGAGTCTATGTGTGCGG aTCTAGAAGGCAAGGAGAAGGAAGAGTTACTAGAACTTGCCCTCACAGAAAAGGATGCAATGAACCAGAACATCGATACATTACGTggaaag CTCTTGCAGATTCTAGTCCCGCGGGAAAAATATGACATGAGTGATGCAATACTGGAAGTGACATCTGGCAGAACCACCGGAG gtgACATTTGCCAACAGTTCACCAAAGAGGTTTTTGAAATGTATCAAAATTATGCTTACTACAAATCTTGGTGTTTTGAAATTCTGAATTACACACCATCTGAGTACG GTGGGTTGCATCATGCAGCTGCACGGATTTCAGGAGATGGAGTGTATAAGCTATTAAAATACGAGGGAGGCACTCACAGAGTGCAGAGGATCCCCGAAGTGGGCCTGTCATCCCGGATGCAGAGGATTCACACGGGGACCATGGCTGTGATCGTACTTCCGCAGCCAGACGAA aTAGACATTAGAATTGATCCCAAGGACCTGCGAATTGACACATTCAGAGCCAAAGGAGCTGGGGGACAGCATGTGAACACAACGGACAGTGCTGTGAGGGTCGTTCACATACCTACAG GCATTATTGTGGAATGTCAGCAAGAGAGATCGCAGATTATAAACAAGGACAAAGCCTTGAGAATGCTGCAAGCGAAATTACATGAACAGACAGTGGAGAAGGAACTGTCTCAGAGACAAAGTGCCAGAAAATTACAG GTGGGAACCAGAGCCCAGTCTGATAGAATTCGCACTTATAATTTCACGCAGGACAGAGTGACTGATCACAGAATATCCTATGAAGCTCGGAATATCAAg GAATTTCTGAGTGGAGAAAAGGTTTTGGATGATTTGATAAACAAATTACAGGAATCTGCCGACACGGAAACCTTTCTTGAAGTTATAGAAAAGTATACCTTAAAGCTGGGCCGGTGA
- the LOC128473791 gene encoding LOW QUALITY PROTEIN: N-alpha-acetyltransferase 16, NatA auxiliary subunit-like (The sequence of the model RefSeq protein was modified relative to this genomic sequence to represent the inferred CDS: inserted 2 bases in 1 codon): protein MEAVPSSTSETLDSTFFSFYRSNQSFPELLPGWHVYGLLQRSDKKYDEAIKCYRNPLKLDKDNLQILKDLSLLQIQMRDLEGYRVSDRFRALTDTFLRVNFSKGCPPLFTTLKSLYRNSEKVLIIQELVMGYETSLKACDMFSLEDNGEKEPPTTLLWVRYFLAQHFDKLGHWSLALEYQLFYVKSKIYKHIGGWMRPLDTADRFINSKCAKYMLKANMIQEAEEMCSKFTREGTPAMGNLNEMQCMWFQTECAAAYRRQGKYGEALKKCHEIERHFFEITDDQFDFHTYCMRKMTLRAYADLLRLEDVLRRHAFYFKAAEVAIGIYLKLHENPLTHESKEQEVNSENLSAKELKKMLSKQRRAQKKAKLEEERXNAERQRQQKNQKKMRDEEETSGPREELVPEKLERVGVSATGAVTE from the exons ATGGAAGCAGTCCCGTCCTCTACATCAGAGACCCTGGATTCcaccttcttttctttttatcggAGTAACCAAAG TTTTCCTGAACTATTGCCAGGTTGGCACGTTTATGGTCTTCTGCAACGGTCTGACAAGAAATATGATGAAGCAATCAAGTGTTACCGGAATCCACTAAAGCTAGACAAAGACAACCTGCAGATCCTCAAAGACCTGTCGTTATTACAGATCCAAATGAGAGATTTAGAAGGATATCGAGTAA gTGACAGATTCAGAGCACTAACGGATACGTTTCTGAGAGTCAACTTTAGCAAAGGATGTCCACCTTTGTTTACCACCCTGAAATCATTGTATCGCAATTCAGAAAAG GTCTTAATCATACAAGAGCTTGTAATGGGTTACGAGACCTCATTGAAAGCCTGTGACATGTTTAGCTTAGAAG ATAACGGAGAGAAAGAGCCACCAACCACACTGCTTTGGGTTCGGTACTTCTTAGCACAGCACTTTGATAAACTCGGTCACTGGTCTCTTGCCTTggaatacc AACTCTTCTACGTGAAATCGAAGATCTACAAG CATATAGGTGGATGGATGAGGCCTTTGGACACTGCAGATCGCTTCATCAACTCGAAATGCGCTAAGTACATGCTAAAAGCCAATATGATTCAAGAAGCAGAGGAAATGTGCTCAAAATTCACAAGA GAAGGAACTCCCGCAATGGGGAATCTTAATGAGATGCAGTGCATGTGGTTCCAGACAGAATGTGCCGCAGCCTACCGGAGACAGGGCAAATATGGTGAGGCGCTGAAGAAATGCCATGAAATTGAAAGG CATTTTTTTGAGATCACTGATGATCAGTTTGACTTCCATACATATTGCATGAGGAAAATGACCCTGCGTGCTTACGCCGATCTTTTGCGATTAGAAGATGTTCTCCGCAGGCACGCTTTCTATTTTAAAGCTGCGGAGGTTGCCATTGGAATCTACTTAAAACTCCATGAAAATCCACTAACCCATGAAAGCAAGGAGCAGGAGGTCAATTCAG AAAATCTCTCAGCGAAGGaattaaagaagatgttaagCAAACAAAGGAGGGCTCAGAAAAAGGCCAAACTGGAGGAGGAAAG AAATGCAGAGAGGCAGCGCCAGCAGAAGAACCAAAAGAAGATGCGAGATGAAGAAGAAACAAGCGGGCCAAGGGAAGAATTAGTTCCTGAGAAACTGGAAAGGGTAGGTGTATCTGCGACAGGGGCAGTTACAGAATGA